The DNA sequence TCTACGGCATCAAGCAGATCGCCGAGGGCGGACCCGCCTGGACCGCCGTCGTGTCCATCGTGGCCGGCGCCGTGGTGGCCGTGCTCTTCGGCGTACGGCAGCGCCGGCTCGCCGACCCGCTGCTCGACCTGCGGCTGTTCCACCGCGTGGCGTTCAGCGCCTCGCTCGCCGCGCAGACGCTGGCGTTCCTGGTCGCCTTCGGCACGCTGTTCCTCATCGCCCAGTACCTGCAGTTGGTCGTCGGGCTCTCGCCGCTGGCGGCGGGCCTGTGGACCGTACCGTCGTCGATCGGCTTCATCGCCGGCGCCATGGCCGGACCGGCGCTCGCCACCCGGCTGCGGCCCGGGTACGTCATGGGCGCCGGACTCGCCTGCGCCGCGATCGGGTTCGCCGTCCTCACCCAGGTCGAGCCGGGTGGGGGAGTCTTCGTACCGGTCGTCGCCTCGGTCGTGTTCTGTGTCGGCCTCGCCCCGGTCTACATCCTGGCCACCGACCTGATGGTGTCGACCGCGCCGGAGGAGGAGGCCGGTGCCGCGTCGGCGATCTCCGAGGCCGGCTCCGAGTTCGGCACCGCCCTCGGCATCGCCATCCTGGGCAGCGTCAGCACCGCCGTCTACCGCGGCATCATGGCCGACACCACGCCCGTCGGGGTCGGCTCCGACGCCGCCGGCTCGGCCCGGGACACCCTCGGCGGCGCGGTCGCGGTCGCGGAGGAACTGCCCGGCCCGCTCGGTGCCGAACTGCTCGACGCCGCCCGCGACGCCTTCGCCCGGGCGCTGGAGGTCACCGCCGTCATCAGCGTGGTGCTGACCGTGGCCATGTGCGCGGTCGCCGTCGTCGCGCTGCGCACCGTACGGACCGCGCCCGCGAAGACCGACTGACAACTCCCTTTCAGATTTCGGCCCGGCCCGTACGGCCGGGTGTAGAAAGCTCCTGGACGGCTGTCCGGCCCGCGCTGAGGAGGACCGATGAGCACCAACCCCACCGACAGTTCCACGATGGACTTCGAGGCGTTCTACCAGGGTGAGTCACCGGTCGAGGGGATGACCTTCGCCGCCGTCCCGTGGGACATCGGTGCGGTGCAGCCGGTCGTGGTCGACTGCGAGCGGGCCGGCCGAATCTCCGGCAGCGTGCTCGACGCCGGCTGCGGGCTCGGCGACAACGCCATCCACCTCGCCAAGCTCGGCTACGAGGTGGTCGCCGTCGACGTCGCCCCGACCGCCGTCGAGTGGGCCCGTAAGCGGGCCGACGCCGCCGGTGCCGACGCCGTCTTCGAGGTCGCCGACGCGACCAGCCTCGCCGCGTACGAGGGCCGCTTCGACACCCTGCTCGACAGCGCCCTGTACGACGTACTCGACGCCGACCAGCGCCGCGCCTACGCCGCCGCACTCCACCGGGCCGGCCGTCCCGGCTCCCGGCTCAACCTCTTCTGCTTCGCCGACACGATGCCGTTCGACCTGCCCGGCGTCTACCGGATCTCGGCCGACGAACTGCACGGCACCCTCGGCGGCGCCGGCTGGCGGATCACCGACCTGCGGATCGGCACCTACCTGGTCAACACCGTCGCGGGTGAGTTCTTCAGCCGGGCCGGCATCCCGGTCGACAAGGACGAGCTGGGCCGCCCGAAGCTGCCGGCCTGGATCTGCGAGGCCGAGCGCGACTGACCGGGCGGCGGCCCCTTCAGGC is a window from the Polymorphospora rubra genome containing:
- a CDS encoding MFS transporter: MRADDHRSRQPRAGHREWLGLAVLALPCLLVSMDLTVLNLAVPHLSADLRPSGSQLLWIVDIYGFLIAGSLIAMGTLGDRVGRRRLLLIGGAAFGAASLLAAFSTSAEMLILARALLGVAGATLMPSTLSLIRTMFHDPAQRTLAIGIWTISFSLGAVIGPLVGGVLLERFWWGSVFLVGVPVMVLLLALGPALLPEYRNPAAGRFDLLSAAMSVVAVLAVIYGIKQIAEGGPAWTAVVSIVAGAVVAVLFGVRQRRLADPLLDLRLFHRVAFSASLAAQTLAFLVAFGTLFLIAQYLQLVVGLSPLAAGLWTVPSSIGFIAGAMAGPALATRLRPGYVMGAGLACAAIGFAVLTQVEPGGGVFVPVVASVVFCVGLAPVYILATDLMVSTAPEEEAGAASAISEAGSEFGTALGIAILGSVSTAVYRGIMADTTPVGVGSDAAGSARDTLGGAVAVAEELPGPLGAELLDAARDAFARALEVTAVISVVLTVAMCAVAVVALRTVRTAPAKTD
- a CDS encoding class I SAM-dependent methyltransferase, encoding MSTNPTDSSTMDFEAFYQGESPVEGMTFAAVPWDIGAVQPVVVDCERAGRISGSVLDAGCGLGDNAIHLAKLGYEVVAVDVAPTAVEWARKRADAAGADAVFEVADATSLAAYEGRFDTLLDSALYDVLDADQRRAYAAALHRAGRPGSRLNLFCFADTMPFDLPGVYRISADELHGTLGGAGWRITDLRIGTYLVNTVAGEFFSRAGIPVDKDELGRPKLPAWICEAERD